In the Commensalibacter nepenthis genome, TACCAGGAAGTGTGATTTCAGTATTACCAACAGATATGGTTTCTGAATAAACAATCATAAACCAACCGCCTGACATAGACATCATCATATTCCAGATCAGCCCAGGCATAGCAGCTGGAACCTCAAGCTTCCAAAAGCGTTGCCACGAGGTTAATCCAAAACATTTGGCAGCTTCGCTCATATCCTCTGGAATGGTTTTAAGAGATTGATACATACTGAATGCCATATTCCAAGCTTGGCTTGTAAAAATCGTGAATATGGCTGCTAACTCAACCCCCAGGATTTGACCTGGAAATAACCCCATAAAAAACACAACCGTAAAAGTCAAAAAACCAAGGATCGGAACAGATTGTAAAATATCAAGAATAGGAACCAACACCATTTCGGCTCTGCGACTTTTCGCTGCTATAACAGCATATGTAAACGTAAAAACCAAAGAAGCAAACAAAGCGGCAAACATACGTAATGTCGTCCGCATTGCATATCCCGGAAGATATGAGGGATCCAGATTAATTGCCTGTGCACTAGGCATATTTAAAGGTTGTAGTACATGCCGCGTTGCTGATGCAATAGCAACCCCAAGTGCAATAACACACAGGATTGTGATAATATCAAATAAATTGGGTTTTGCCCGAACTGCAACGCTGGCGGGAATATTGTCTCTTGCCATTGAACCCGCCTTTATCCTTATATAATTAGATTATGAAAATCAGTAATAGTATATTACTAAAATAAAATTTGTATCACCAAAATCTTATGAATTTTTAATGACACTTTGATGGCCTGTGCTGCCAAAACCACCGCCCGATCGTTCTGTTTCGTCCAAACTATCGGTTTCTTGCCATACGCCACGCACAACAGGGGTCAATACAGCTTGAGCAATACGCATTCCGCGCTCAATAATAAATGAATCTTTATCTGTGTTAATAAGGATTACCTTAATTTCTCCACGATAATCTTCATCAATGGTGCCAGGAGAGTTAGGAACCATAATACCGTATTTTAATGCCAACCCTGAACGAGGGCGTATTTGTAATTCATATCCTACAGGCAATGCAATTTGTAATCCAGTCGGAATGAGTAACCTTGTTTGAGGTAAAAGCGTAACAGATTCATCAATAGCTGCTAATAAATCCATACCTGCTGCACCAGCAGTTGCATAAGAGGGTAATGGTAAATCTTTGGCATGAGCCAATCGTTTTACCATAATAATAGGGAAGGGTGGTAATGTCATAACGTTACCCCTTATAATTTAATGATTAAAAAACTGAATGATATCTTTAGTTAACAAACGACCAATTTCTTTCTTGTCAGCACGTTCAAAATGTTGCTTACCAGAGGATGACAAAATTGTCACCTCATTTTCGACTCCTCCCATAATTTTTGTATCTGGGTTGACATCGTTCACAATAATCCAATCACAGTTTTTACGTTTTCTCTTGGTATCGGCATTATCCAACAAATCATTTGTTTCCGCAGCAAAGCCAATAACTAACTTAGGACGATGAGGGTTTGGTCGAGAAATTGTTGCGAGAATATCAGGATTAGTTGTCAGTTCAAAAGATGGTATTTTTTCGTCACCTGTTTTTTTAATTTTTTGATTCGAAACTTCTTTTGCGCGCCAGTCAGCAACTGCCGCTGCCATGACTGCAATATCAACAGGGAGCATTTCTAAGCAAGCATTTAACATTTCTTGTGCTGTTTGAATAGAGATCACACGGATATTATCAGGGGGAATTAAAGAAACTGGTCCTGATATTAAAGTAACATCAGCCCCAGCGTCACGTAAACTCTCGGCAATGGCATATCCCTGACGACCCGAAGAATAATTCCCTAAAAAACGCACAGGATCAATCGGTTCATAAGTAGGTCCTGCGGTGACCAATGCTGTTCTTCCTGATAATGGTCGATATGGAGCTAAATGATTCTCTATGTGTTTTAACATCGATTCAGGGGAAACCAATCGACCATATCCATATTCTCCACAAGCCATATCCCCATGATCTGGCCCTACAAAAACTATCCCACGGCTTTTTAATTTATGAACATTTTCTTTTGTCGCAGCATTTTCCCACATTTGAACATTCATTGCAGGGGCAACCAAAATAGGCATAGAAGGCGGTGTTGCAAGTAACAAAGCACTTGCTAAATCATCAGCCAAACCAACCGCCATTTTAGCAATCAAATCTGCACTGGCTGGATAAATAACAACCATATCCGCTTCTCGAGTAAGCGTAATATGTTCAATTTCATTCGTTACTGTCAGTTCGAATAAATCTTGATAGACAGCTTGACCACTAAGCGTTTGCACAGAAAGAGGCGTAATAAATTGTTCCCCACCTTGGGTCAAAATGCATTTGACGTTACTTCCTTTAGCACGAAGTAATCGAATAAGTTCCAGAGATTTATAAGCAGCAATACCACCGCTGATAATTAGAAGGACATTTTTCTTCATTTTATAATTTTCCTCCAATAAACTTAAACATTTCTGCTTATTTATTCTTTTGCCACCACTGCAAATATCGGATCTTAATGCGTTAAAATTCATTAAAATCAACAATATGCTGCAATTTATATTCTTTTTACATTTCAAATAAAGATATTTGCTACTTCTTGCAGATCAAGTATTTTTTTGAACTACCAAAGTCATATTTTATAAACTTTACAGCATCCATCTTTATAATAGTTGCTATTAAATTCGCCATCCAGAATGAATTGCAGCAATACCACCAGAAAGATTTTGATAGGTTACATGTTCTAATCCCGCATTTTCCATCATGCTTTTCAGAGTTTCTTGATCTGGAAACATCCGAATACTTTCAGCTAAATATTGATAACTGTCTCCATCCTTGGCAATAATCTCACCAATACGAGGCAATGCTTGAAAAGACCATGCATCATATAAAGGACGTAAAATAGGAATAATCAATTTAGAAAATTCTAAACATAAAAAACGTCCACCAGGTTTTAAGACACGACGTGCTTCGGCTAATACCTTATCTTTGTGAGTACAATTCCGTAGCCCAAAAGAAATCGTCACACGATCTACGGAACGATCAGGCAAGCAAATCTCTTCACCATTCACACAGAAAAGATTAATATTTTTGACATATCCTTTATCAAAAGCACGGCTTTGCCCAACACTTAACATACTGTAATTTACATCCGTTAAATAAGCAGGACCGCCCCCACGTTTTAGCCAACCGAATGTAATATCGCCCGTACCACCTGCTAAATCTAACAAGGTTAGATTTGGTCTGGGACCTAACTCTTGAATAAAAATTTGTTTCCAAACACGATGAATTCCTAAAGACATCAGATCGTTCATAATATCATATTTGGCAGCCACACTGTCAAAAACAGCTTTCACCATTGAAGATTTTTCGT is a window encoding:
- the dut gene encoding dUTP diphosphatase; translated protein: MTLPPFPIIMVKRLAHAKDLPLPSYATAGAAGMDLLAAIDESVTLLPQTRLLIPTGLQIALPVGYELQIRPRSGLALKYGIMVPNSPGTIDEDYRGEIKVILINTDKDSFIIERGMRIAQAVLTPVVRGVWQETDSLDETERSGGGFGSTGHQSVIKNS
- the coaBC gene encoding bifunctional phosphopantothenoylcysteine decarboxylase/phosphopantothenate--cysteine ligase CoaBC, with the protein product MKKNVLLIISGGIAAYKSLELIRLLRAKGSNVKCILTQGGEQFITPLSVQTLSGQAVYQDLFELTVTNEIEHITLTREADMVVIYPASADLIAKMAVGLADDLASALLLATPPSMPILVAPAMNVQMWENAATKENVHKLKSRGIVFVGPDHGDMACGEYGYGRLVSPESMLKHIENHLAPYRPLSGRTALVTAGPTYEPIDPVRFLGNYSSGRQGYAIAESLRDAGADVTLISGPVSLIPPDNIRVISIQTAQEMLNACLEMLPVDIAVMAAAVADWRAKEVSNQKIKKTGDEKIPSFELTTNPDILATISRPNPHRPKLVIGFAAETNDLLDNADTKRKRKNCDWIIVNDVNPDTKIMGGVENEVTILSSSGKQHFERADKKEIGRLLTKDIIQFFNH
- a CDS encoding class I SAM-dependent methyltransferase, whose amino-acid sequence is MNNNNNYSSDEEDQVTDFGFRKVNENEKSSMVKAVFDSVAAKYDIMNDLMSLGIHRVWKQIFIQELGPRPNLTLLDLAGGTGDITFGWLKRGGGPAYLTDVNYSMLSVGQSRAFDKGYVKNINLFCVNGEEICLPDRSVDRVTISFGLRNCTHKDKVLAEARRVLKPGGRFLCLEFSKLIIPILRPLYDAWSFQALPRIGEIIAKDGDSYQYLAESIRMFPDQETLKSMMENAGLEHVTYQNLSGGIAAIHSGWRI